A stretch of the Williamwhitmania taraxaci genome encodes the following:
- a CDS encoding glycosyltransferase family 4 protein — translation MSKPLLTFLFIDATIAGGAERTTFNIINHLSRKGYSIAVISLFASNQKTFFPLDKEIQFYSINNKPTSKYIFFPIEKYLIDYFPVIIGLRRLLKKIKPVIVFSVAINPSIYYEAASIGLSGIKEVVCEHGDLDNTINHDRLSKWARVLGVKFGHSVLLLTEENRCKYNAYFKSKIKRSWVIPNAIPIKVDECNALDQPIAIAIGRFVPEKGFERMVDIWFSVVQVKPTWKLKIIGDGPLKESIMQIVRFKQLEDYIIIEPATLEIESYYRNASIFIMTSHFEGLPMVLLEAMEHGIPIVAFDCPSGPRQIIKDNEDGFLITNNDNEQFVAKIIKLVEDDTLRKQMGKKAKNNIQRFSTTQIVPLWENMINSILNE, via the coding sequence ATGAGTAAGCCTTTATTGACGTTTCTATTTATCGATGCTACAATAGCAGGAGGTGCGGAAAGAACAACTTTCAACATAATTAACCATCTATCAAGAAAAGGATATAGCATTGCTGTGATTTCGCTGTTTGCAAGCAATCAAAAAACATTTTTCCCTCTCGACAAAGAAATACAATTCTATAGCATTAATAACAAGCCTACATCAAAGTATATTTTCTTTCCTATCGAGAAGTATTTAATCGATTATTTTCCAGTGATAATAGGGCTTCGCCGATTGCTAAAGAAGATAAAGCCAGTGATTGTTTTTTCTGTAGCTATTAATCCTTCGATTTACTATGAAGCAGCATCAATAGGTTTATCGGGTATAAAAGAGGTAGTGTGCGAACATGGTGACTTAGATAATACTATTAATCATGATCGTCTTTCTAAGTGGGCAAGAGTTTTGGGTGTTAAATTCGGGCACAGCGTTCTCTTACTAACAGAGGAGAACAGATGTAAATATAATGCTTACTTTAAAAGTAAGATTAAAAGATCATGGGTAATACCCAATGCTATTCCAATTAAAGTTGATGAATGCAATGCTCTTGACCAGCCAATAGCAATAGCGATTGGCCGATTTGTTCCAGAAAAAGGATTTGAGCGAATGGTTGATATTTGGTTTTCTGTAGTGCAGGTTAAACCAACTTGGAAGTTGAAAATAATTGGCGATGGTCCTTTAAAGGAGTCTATCATGCAAATAGTTCGATTCAAGCAGCTCGAGGACTACATCATAATTGAACCTGCTACGCTTGAAATAGAGAGCTACTATAGAAACGCTTCAATCTTTATTATGACATCGCACTTTGAGGGGCTTCCCATGGTTTTACTTGAAGCGATGGAGCACGGAATACCGATTGTCGCATTTGACTGTCCTTCTGGTCCACGACAAATTATTAAAGATAACGAAGACGGCTTCTTGATCACCAATAACGATAATGAGCAATTTGTAGCCAAAATAATCAAACTAGTTGAAGATGATACACTAAGAAAACAAATGGGGAAAAAGGCAAAAAATAATATCCAAAGATTTAGCACCACTCAAATCGTCCCCTTATGGGAGAATATGATTAATTCAATCCTCAATGAATAG